The Rickettsiales bacterium genome includes a region encoding these proteins:
- a CDS encoding flagellar hook-length control protein FliK encodes MSASQFSIANVISALAGKDNGQSSGNANIGLLGRTESGASSSPLGQFSSLLDVVANINNESSKDYGTKEPKPVIVKNNVNYDDKNADNRQQDIRNSRLETRNTKNTNNDNAKPNSLSSEKRQTNDSVKNNYYNKEQDSRYSEIKSEAATGDKNTVSSKQDSGNGEEVVAAVKQSLLSEDYDNDGQLIKFGDNLVSVKEFIAAIKQLFADNDDSDIDLNAVFAELAANKIIDIPNANFIPTQDEQPTKVNISDLLSGLQDSLKQLRDLLATAAGQNTPFTDEQNNLLAGINSKLKEDISLIRGLLTEAKQAGKGDDFLSYIKSILALPSSDNNQNKTVDQIDNIKNLLTDDIHLINDKIQELVKKDKVINREINLFSVESISGDKYSDLIKPDESRFASRSNSPKVESAIFTNASAILSAEYNTNQNQQINNISNIVNSVNTAADTSSGGNSGNNSGQSGSSFGSPQGFGSSNISSAKSAQASGNTQFSNILSKADSSPISEQVVFHVKKIIATGNSKITIQLSPEDLGKLDIKLDIDAKGKTGVTITADNKNTLDMLQRDSQGLQKALTDAGLKADSGSLNFNLKGGGQNGGGSGYNQAHAAGNYQKTHRDEQLTEDELNVIAASALSRRYSVDIPDGLDIKI; translated from the coding sequence ATGTCGGCTTCACAATTTTCAATAGCCAATGTAATATCAGCGCTAGCTGGTAAAGATAATGGTCAATCAAGTGGAAACGCTAATATTGGTTTATTAGGAAGAACAGAATCTGGTGCTAGTTCCTCACCACTTGGGCAGTTTTCATCATTACTTGATGTTGTCGCTAACATAAATAATGAGTCATCCAAAGATTATGGAACAAAAGAACCAAAACCGGTAATCGTAAAAAATAATGTAAATTATGATGATAAAAACGCCGATAATCGTCAGCAAGATATTAGGAATTCTCGTTTGGAAACAAGAAACACGAAAAACACCAACAATGATAATGCGAAACCGAATTCTTTATCGTCTGAGAAAAGACAAACTAATGACTCCGTAAAAAATAATTACTATAATAAAGAGCAAGATAGTAGGTATTCTGAGATAAAATCCGAAGCTGCAACGGGAGATAAAAATACTGTAAGCTCTAAACAGGATAGTGGTAACGGAGAGGAAGTTGTCGCGGCGGTTAAGCAATCATTATTGAGTGAAGATTATGATAATGATGGGCAGTTAATAAAGTTTGGTGATAATTTGGTAAGTGTGAAAGAATTTATCGCTGCTATTAAACAGCTATTTGCGGATAACGATGACTCTGATATTGATCTAAACGCTGTTTTTGCTGAGCTTGCCGCTAATAAAATTATTGATATACCAAACGCTAATTTTATTCCCACGCAGGATGAGCAGCCTACTAAGGTAAATATTTCTGATCTGTTGTCTGGATTGCAAGATAGCTTAAAACAATTACGTGATCTTCTTGCTACCGCCGCCGGACAGAATACACCATTTACCGATGAGCAGAATAATTTGCTAGCTGGTATAAATAGTAAACTTAAAGAAGATATATCATTAATTCGTGGTTTGCTTACAGAAGCGAAGCAAGCCGGTAAAGGTGATGATTTTCTTTCCTATATAAAGAGTATTCTTGCTTTGCCATCTTCTGATAACAATCAAAATAAAACGGTTGATCAGATAGACAATATAAAGAACTTACTTACTGATGACATTCATTTGATAAATGATAAGATTCAGGAGCTAGTAAAAAAAGACAAAGTTATTAATCGGGAAATTAATCTATTTTCTGTTGAAAGCATTTCTGGTGATAAATATTCTGATTTAATAAAACCAGATGAATCAAGATTTGCCTCACGTAGTAATTCGCCAAAAGTTGAATCGGCGATATTTACTAACGCATCAGCAATTCTTTCTGCTGAGTATAATACTAACCAGAATCAGCAAATTAATAATATATCTAACATTGTTAATTCCGTAAATACAGCGGCGGACACGTCATCAGGTGGTAATAGTGGAAATAATTCTGGTCAGTCAGGTAGTTCGTTTGGCTCACCTCAAGGTTTTGGAAGTTCTAATATATCCTCAGCAAAGTCGGCTCAAGCTAGTGGAAATACACAGTTTAGCAATATTTTAAGTAAAGCTGATAGTTCGCCGATTAGTGAGCAGGTCGTTTTCCATGTAAAGAAAATAATAGCGACTGGAAATAGTAAAATAACCATACAGCTTTCTCCGGAAGATCTTGGAAAACTTGATATAAAGCTTGATATTGATGCTAAGGGAAAAACCGGAGTTACTATAACCGCTGATAATAAAAATACGCTAGATATGTTGCAGCGTGATTCGCAAGGATTACAAAAAGCGCTTACTGATGCTGGACTTAAAGCTGATTCTGGCAGTCTTAACTTTAATCTAAAGGGTGGTGGTCAGAACGGGGGAGGTTCTGGTTATAATCAAGCGCATGCGGCGGGTAATTATCAAAAAACCCATCGGGATGAGCAGTTGACTGAAGATGAGTTAAATGTGATAGCGGCTTCCGCGCTATCACGACGTTACTCGGTAGATATTCCAGATGGTCTTGATATAAAAATATAG
- a CDS encoding flagellar hook assembly protein FlgD: MVSSTVTTDVDNINNILNKNLSSNDKARAKAQANQEDFLKLLTTQLQNQDPTEPTDTNQLTEQIATLSQVEQQINTNNNLEKLINLFNSTLLNSVVGYIGKQIETEGDKGVLQNGKASFVYNLEQAADNVTVQILDPARNIVFDGNGTNFAGRNEVIWDGKDKDGNQLADGVYTLKVVAKDSSGDDIKSTTSTAGVVTSVDSKDGHTRLMLGDIEVELSEVNSVRQSI, encoded by the coding sequence ATGGTTTCCAGTACAGTAACAACAGATGTTGATAATATAAACAACATACTGAATAAGAATTTAAGCTCTAATGATAAGGCACGGGCTAAAGCGCAAGCCAATCAGGAGGACTTCTTGAAACTACTTACCACACAATTGCAAAATCAAGATCCAACTGAGCCAACCGATACAAATCAGCTAACTGAGCAAATAGCTACCCTAAGTCAAGTAGAGCAACAGATAAATACCAATAATAATTTGGAGAAACTTATCAATCTATTCAACTCAACCTTACTTAATAGCGTGGTGGGATATATAGGAAAGCAGATTGAGACAGAGGGAGATAAGGGCGTTTTGCAAAATGGTAAGGCAAGTTTTGTCTATAACCTTGAACAGGCGGCGGATAATGTGACTGTTCAGATTTTAGACCCAGCTAGAAATATAGTGTTTGATGGAAATGGCACAAATTTTGCAGGACGTAATGAAGTGATATGGGACGGAAAGGATAAAGACGGTAATCAACTCGCGGATGGTGTTTATACGCTGAAGGTAGTTGCTAAGGATTCTTCAGGTGATGACATAAAATCTACTACATCTACCGCAGGGGTGGTTACGTCGGTTGACTCAAAAGATGGTCATACAAGATTAATGTTGGGAGATATAGAAGTGGAACTAAGTGAGGTTAATTCGGTGAGGCAGTCAATCTAA
- a CDS encoding flagellar protein FliS, with the protein MVEQQKYKAYAAATQTIAPVRQIILLYEAIIRCVQQSKEAINENRIEDRYNLLIKASNLIGGLQGCLDFDNGGDIARILYSYYASMDARIFSIHRTNSIEDCEAIVEDLKQMRDAWEDVSKNVNDSAENNASAHEDTNVDKSSVSSDGGNTPPPSTDGLTLSA; encoded by the coding sequence ATGGTTGAACAGCAAAAATATAAAGCATACGCTGCCGCGACACAGACTATAGCTCCAGTACGGCAAATTATTCTGCTATACGAGGCTATAATCCGCTGTGTCCAACAATCAAAAGAAGCTATTAATGAAAATCGTATAGAAGATAGGTATAATCTATTAATTAAGGCATCAAATCTAATCGGCGGGTTACAGGGTTGCCTTGATTTTGATAATGGAGGTGATATAGCGCGCATTCTCTATAGCTACTATGCCTCTATGGATGCTCGTATTTTTTCTATTCACAGAACTAACAGTATTGAAGACTGTGAGGCAATTGTTGAAGATTTGAAACAAATGCGTGACGCTTGGGAAGATGTATCTAAGAATGTAAACGATTCCGCTGAGAATAATGCTTCTGCTCATGAAGATACGAATGTTGATAAATCTTCAGTAAGTTCTGATGGTGGAAATACACCGCCACCATCTACGGATGGTCTTACTCTATCCGCTTAG